Part of the Thermococcus barossii genome is shown below.
TTGGAACACTCGAGGAGGGAAAGCTGGCCGACTTCATAGTGGTTAGCACCGACCCGTTTGAAGTTGATGAAAAGGAGTTGAGAAGAATCCGGGTTCTTGAGACGTACGTTGGAGGGGAGAGGGTTTTCAAAGCCTGATGAGCTCCCTCTCCGCCCTGGTGAGTCTCTTTCCTTTTCCATCTAGCACTACCACGTCGTCCTCTATGCGAACCCCTCCGAGGCCGGAGACGTAGATTCCAGGCTCTATCGTGAAGGTCATGCCGTTTTCGAGGATGGTTTCCCCATCGGGGCCGATGTATGGCTCCTCGTGGACGTCCAAACCGAGTCCATGTCCGGTTCTGTGGGTGAAGTACTCACCGTAGCCGGCTCTGGCTATGGTCTCCCTTGCGGTCCTATCGACCTCCTTTGCCTTTGTTCCCTCTCTGACCGCCCGATAGGCGTTCTCCTGCGCCTCCCTGACGGCCTCGTAGATCTCAACGAGCCTCTCGCTGGGTCTGCCGAGGGCTATCGTTCTGGTTATGTCCGAGCAGTAGCCCTTCCACCTGGCCCCGTAGTCGAGTATCACCATGTCCCCCTTTCTCAGCCTTCTGTTCCCCGGCTCGTGGTGGGGGTTTGCCCCGTTCTCCCCGCTCGCCACTATCGGCTCGAAGGAAATCCCGTCGCTGAGCTCCCTTACCGCCAATTCTATCTTCAACGCCAGCTCACGTTCGCGCATGCCGAGGAGGTCCCAGCTCAGTATCTCGTCGAAGACTCTATCTGCTGCCTTGGCAGCGTGCCCCATCATCTCTATCTCGTGCCTGTCCTTCCTCATCCTCAGTTCTCTGATTACAGAGCTCAGGGGATGGAACTCGAAGGGGCCGAGCCGTATTACCCCTATCAGCCAGTCCGCCCTCATGGTGTCCTCGATGAGAAGTCTGCCCTTCGAGAGATGGAGCTCTGCTAAAATCCACGCGAGTTTGTCGTAGGGGTTCTCCCCGTCGCGCCAGAACGTAACCGGGAAGTTTCTGACGACGGTTTCGTAGAGACTCGGAGCCAGGAGACGGTAGTCGCCGTCGGCGCTCACGACGAGGACGGTCAATCTTTCCCCTGCCTCGTGTATCCTCAGCCCGGTGAGGTAGTAGAGGTTCGTCCCGGGGCTTATTAGAGCTCCATCGAAGCCCCTCTCCTTCATGAGTGAGATCAGTTTCTGAAGGCGCATCCGTTTCACCGTACCAACTACTCCGCAAGGCTTAAAAACTCAACCTCGAACCCCGACCGACTGGGCGGGGTAAACCCGCGGGATGTTCCCGTAAGGGAGAACCACAAACTCGGAAGGAGGGAGCAAGATGGGAATGTACAAGTACATTAGGGAAGCCTGGAAGAGCCCGAAGAAGAGCTACGTCGGGGACCTTCTCAAGGTCAGGATGATAAAGTGGCGCCGCGAGCCTGTCGTTGTCAGGATTGAGAGGCCGACCAGGCTCGACCGCGCTCGCTCGCTCGGCTACCAGGCCAAGCAGGGCTACGTCATGGTTCGCGTTCGCGTGAGGAAGGGCGGAAGGAAGAGGCCCAGGTGGAAGGGCGGAAGGAAGCCGAGCAAGATGGGTATGGTCAAGTACAGCCCGAAGAAGAGCCTCCAGTGGATAGCCGAGGAGAAGGCCGCCAGAAAGTTCCCGAACCTTGAGGTTCTCAACTCCTACTGGGTTGGCGAGGACGGAATGTACAAGTGGTTCGAGGTTATCATGGTGGACCCGCACCACCCGGTCATCAAGGCCGACCCCAAGATCAACTGGATAGCCGGCAAGGCCCACAAGGGAAGGGTCTTCAGAGGACTCACCAGCGCCGGCAGGAAGAGCCGCGGCCTGAGGAACAGGGGTAAAGGCGCCGAGAAGGTCAGG
Proteins encoded:
- a CDS encoding M24 family metallopeptidase, producing the protein MRLQKLISLMKERGFDGALISPGTNLYYLTGLRIHEAGERLTVLVVSADGDYRLLAPSLYETVVRNFPVTFWRDGENPYDKLAWILAELHLSKGRLLIEDTMRADWLIGVIRLGPFEFHPLSSVIRELRMRKDRHEIEMMGHAAKAADRVFDEILSWDLLGMRERELALKIELAVRELSDGISFEPIVASGENGANPHHEPGNRRLRKGDMVILDYGARWKGYCSDITRTIALGRPSERLVEIYEAVREAQENAYRAVREGTKAKEVDRTARETIARAGYGEYFTHRTGHGLGLDVHEEPYIGPDGETILENGMTFTIEPGIYVSGLGGVRIEDDVVVLDGKGKRLTRAERELIRL
- a CDS encoding 50S ribosomal protein L15e — protein: MGMYKYIREAWKSPKKSYVGDLLKVRMIKWRREPVVVRIERPTRLDRARSLGYQAKQGYVMVRVRVRKGGRKRPRWKGGRKPSKMGMVKYSPKKSLQWIAEEKAARKFPNLEVLNSYWVGEDGMYKWFEVIMVDPHHPVIKADPKINWIAGKAHKGRVFRGLTSAGRKSRGLRNRGKGAEKVRPSIRANKGKGK